Proteins co-encoded in one Osmerus mordax isolate fOsmMor3 chromosome 11, fOsmMor3.pri, whole genome shotgun sequence genomic window:
- the rap1gap2a gene encoding rap1 GTPase-activating protein 2a isoform X1 codes for MSEPSGRVHSKKAGIRAAVILIGLLHKSRRAKERERERERETEREKEREQKQELLTISNVPLGDCPPSPPRTAPPSMKSAEFFDMLERMQDDYIPYPRIEDVLEKGGPYPQVILPQFGGYWIEDAEAAAGTPTSSESSFCEDDDGGGMSPGGGFGFRLECNSTARAFRKHFLGREHMNYYCTGSSLGNLIMSLKHEEAEGQEFLRIILRSRTKTHHDRISLAGLSQLPSVPQIAKLLCDDVTGLKFNPALYPRGSQLVVAYDEHEVNNTFKFGVIYQKFGQTSEEELFGNSEETPAFREFLSVLGDNIELHDFKGFRGGLDVSHGQTGSESVYTVFRQREIMFHVSTKLPFTEGDIQQLQRKRHIGNDIVAAVFQEEATPFVPDMIASNFLHAYVLVQAENPCTEHTTYKVSVTAREDVPTFGPPLPNPAVFKKGPEFRDFLLTKLINAENACYKSDKFAKLEGRTRAALLDNLHDELHRQTQATLGLGQAGEEDRLENGGHGGLLESFKRAMRVRSHSMETMVGSHRHRSPGGGVPASLSGGGLPQSSSECTKSTFTPPGLSAKSPMKSPVKRRSGLFPRLHSSTETPTERHPRSDAKTPEICPLSQEMRSETSSNPSSPEICPNKERPFVKLKEFSSSSSRPNISRSSSSTSSFSSTTGETEALEDLETSASHLANASSSIFSPSLSVESQSSGTPVIMCRSPTDVKTKTSPRSNLKFRFDKLSHSTTSE; via the exons ATGTCGGAGCCCAGCGGGAGGGTCCACTCCAAGAAGGCCGGGATCAGAGCTGCTGTGATCCTGATCGGACTTCTTCACAAGTCCAGACGggccaaggagagagagagggagagggaaagagagacggagagagagaaagagagagaaca gaagcaggaacTCCTGACCATTTCCAACGTCCCCCTGGGAGActgccccccctcgcccccccgcaCCGCCCCGCCATCTATGAAG TCTGCAGAGTTCTTCGACATGTTGGAGAGGATGCAG GATGATTACATCCCATACCCAAGAATAGAAGAC GTCCTTGAGAAGGGGGGTCCGTACCCTCAGGTGATCCTTCCCCAGTTCGGGGGCTACTGGATCGAGGATGCGGAGGCCGCGGCGGGCACCCCCACCTCGTCAGAGagcagcttctgtgaggacgaCGATGGGGGGGGCATGAGTCCTGGGGGGGGCTTTGGCTTCCGCCTGGAGTGTAACAGCACAGCCAGGGCTTTCCGCAAACATTTCCTAGGCAGG GAGCATATGAACTACTACTGTACAGGCAGCAGCCTGGGGAATCTGATAATGTCCTTGAAGCATGAGGAGGCTGAAGGACAGGAGTTCCTACGCATCATTCTCAG GTCCCGGACCAAAACCCACCACGACCGGATCTCTTTGGCTGGGCTCAGCCAGCTTCCTAGCGTCCCCCAGATTGCCAAG CTGCTGTGTGATGACGTCACAGGACTGAAGTTTAATCCCGCCCTCTACCCCCGG GGTTCCCAGCTTGTAGTGGCCTACGACGAACACGAGGTGAACAATACCTTCAAGTTTGGCGTCATCTACCAGAAGTTCGGACAG acgtCGGAGGAGGAGTTGTTTGGGAACAGCGAGGAGACTCCAGCCTTCAGAGAGTTCCTCAGTGTTCTTGGAGACAACATCGAGCTGCACGATTTCAAAGG gttcCGAGGTGGTCTGGACGTGTCTCACGGCCAGACGGGTTCCGAGTCCGTCTACACGGTGTTCCGTCAGAGAGAGATCATGTTCCACGTCTCAACCAAGCTACCCTTCACCGAAGGGGACATACAGCAG CTCCAAAGGAAGAGGCACATAGGAAATGACATTGTGGCGGCCGTCTTCCAGGAAGAGGCCACGCCCTTTGTGCCGGACATGATTGCCTCCAACTTCCTGCATGCATATGTGCTGGTTCAGGCTGAAAACCCCTGCACAGAACATACAACCTACAAG GTGTCTGTTACAGCGAGGGAGGACGTTCCTACTTTTGGCCCACCTCTCCCCAACCCAGCAGTTTtcaagaag ggccCTGAGTTCCGTGACTTCCTGCTGACAAAGCTGATCAATGCTGAGAACGCCTGCTACAAGTCTGACAAGTTCGCTAAGCTGGAG gggcGAACACGGGCTGCATTGCTGGATAATCTGCATGATGAGTTGCACAGACAAACCCAGGCTACTTTGGGGCTGGGccaggcgggggaggaggacaggctggAGAACGGAGGACACGGGGGACTGCTGGAGTCCTTCAAG AGGGCCATGCGTGTGAGGAGCCACTCCATGGAGACTATGGTGGGCTCCCATCGTCACCGTAGCCCAGGAGGGGGAGTCCCAGCCAGCCTCAGTGGAGGGGGGCTCCCACAAAGCTCCAGCGAGTGCACCAAGAGCACCTTCACG CCTCCAGGGCTGTCTGCCAAGTCTCCCATGAAGAGTCCGGTCAAGCGTCGCTCTGGCCTCTTCCCCCGTCTCCACTCCAGCACTGAGACCCCCACAGAGAGACACCCACGCAG CGATGCAAAGACACCCGAAATCTGCCCGCTGTCGCAGGAAATGCGATCGGAGACATCTTCGAACCCGAGCTCACCAGAGATCTGTCCCAACAAGGAGAG GCCGTTTGTCAAGCTGAAGGAgtttagcagcagcagcagcagacccaacatctcccgctcctcctcctccaccagcagcttcagcagcaccacgggagagacagaggcccTGGAGGATCTTGAAACATcg gccagccACCTTGCCAATGCCTCCTCATCCATCTTCAGCCCATCTCTCAGTGTTGAGAGCCAAAGCTCTGGAACCCCAGTGATCATGTGCCGCAGTCCtactg ATGTGAAGACTAAAACATCGCCCAGGTCAAATTTGAAGTTCCGCTTCGACAAGCTGAGCCACTCCACTACA TCAGAGTAG
- the rap1gap2a gene encoding rap1 GTPase-activating protein 2a isoform X5 codes for MSEPSGRVHSKKAGIRAAVILIGLLHKSRRAKERERERERETEREKEREQKQELLTISNVPLGDCPPSPPRTAPPSMKSAEFFDMLERMQDDYIPYPRIEDVLEKGGPYPQVILPQFGGYWIEDAEAAAGTPTSSESSFCEDDDGGGMSPGGGFGFRLECNSTARAFRKHFLGREHMNYYCTGSSLGNLIMSLKHEEAEGQEFLRIILRSRTKTHHDRISLAGLSQLPSVPQIAKLLCDDVTGLKFNPALYPRGSQLVVAYDEHEVNNTFKFGVIYQKFGQTSEEELFGNSEETPAFREFLSVLGDNIELHDFKGFRGGLDVSHGQTGSESVYTVFRQREIMFHVSTKLPFTEGDIQQLQRKRHIGNDIVAAVFQEEATPFVPDMIASNFLHAYVLVQAENPCTEHTTYKVSVTAREDVPTFGPPLPNPAVFKKGPEFRDFLLTKLINAENACYKSDKFAKLEGRTRAALLDNLHDELHRQTQATLGLGQAGEEDRLENGGHGGLLESFKAMLLHSTHLATGGAVLMATTAITIYYFSQSL; via the exons ATGTCGGAGCCCAGCGGGAGGGTCCACTCCAAGAAGGCCGGGATCAGAGCTGCTGTGATCCTGATCGGACTTCTTCACAAGTCCAGACGggccaaggagagagagagggagagggaaagagagacggagagagagaaagagagagaaca gaagcaggaacTCCTGACCATTTCCAACGTCCCCCTGGGAGActgccccccctcgcccccccgcaCCGCCCCGCCATCTATGAAG TCTGCAGAGTTCTTCGACATGTTGGAGAGGATGCAG GATGATTACATCCCATACCCAAGAATAGAAGAC GTCCTTGAGAAGGGGGGTCCGTACCCTCAGGTGATCCTTCCCCAGTTCGGGGGCTACTGGATCGAGGATGCGGAGGCCGCGGCGGGCACCCCCACCTCGTCAGAGagcagcttctgtgaggacgaCGATGGGGGGGGCATGAGTCCTGGGGGGGGCTTTGGCTTCCGCCTGGAGTGTAACAGCACAGCCAGGGCTTTCCGCAAACATTTCCTAGGCAGG GAGCATATGAACTACTACTGTACAGGCAGCAGCCTGGGGAATCTGATAATGTCCTTGAAGCATGAGGAGGCTGAAGGACAGGAGTTCCTACGCATCATTCTCAG GTCCCGGACCAAAACCCACCACGACCGGATCTCTTTGGCTGGGCTCAGCCAGCTTCCTAGCGTCCCCCAGATTGCCAAG CTGCTGTGTGATGACGTCACAGGACTGAAGTTTAATCCCGCCCTCTACCCCCGG GGTTCCCAGCTTGTAGTGGCCTACGACGAACACGAGGTGAACAATACCTTCAAGTTTGGCGTCATCTACCAGAAGTTCGGACAG acgtCGGAGGAGGAGTTGTTTGGGAACAGCGAGGAGACTCCAGCCTTCAGAGAGTTCCTCAGTGTTCTTGGAGACAACATCGAGCTGCACGATTTCAAAGG gttcCGAGGTGGTCTGGACGTGTCTCACGGCCAGACGGGTTCCGAGTCCGTCTACACGGTGTTCCGTCAGAGAGAGATCATGTTCCACGTCTCAACCAAGCTACCCTTCACCGAAGGGGACATACAGCAG CTCCAAAGGAAGAGGCACATAGGAAATGACATTGTGGCGGCCGTCTTCCAGGAAGAGGCCACGCCCTTTGTGCCGGACATGATTGCCTCCAACTTCCTGCATGCATATGTGCTGGTTCAGGCTGAAAACCCCTGCACAGAACATACAACCTACAAG GTGTCTGTTACAGCGAGGGAGGACGTTCCTACTTTTGGCCCACCTCTCCCCAACCCAGCAGTTTtcaagaag ggccCTGAGTTCCGTGACTTCCTGCTGACAAAGCTGATCAATGCTGAGAACGCCTGCTACAAGTCTGACAAGTTCGCTAAGCTGGAG gggcGAACACGGGCTGCATTGCTGGATAATCTGCATGATGAGTTGCACAGACAAACCCAGGCTACTTTGGGGCTGGGccaggcgggggaggaggacaggctggAGAACGGAGGACACGGGGGACTGCTGGAGTCCTTCAAG GCAATGTTGCTGCACAGCACTCATTTAGCCACTGGAGGCGCTGTTCTCATGGCCACCACTGCAATCACGATTTATTATTTTTCTCAGTCACTGTAG
- the rap1gap2a gene encoding rap1 GTPase-activating protein 2a isoform X2: MLRRKRSVSFGGFGWIDKSSLAALKARKQELLTISNVPLGDCPPSPPRTAPPSMKSAEFFDMLERMQDDYIPYPRIEDVLEKGGPYPQVILPQFGGYWIEDAEAAAGTPTSSESSFCEDDDGGGMSPGGGFGFRLECNSTARAFRKHFLGREHMNYYCTGSSLGNLIMSLKHEEAEGQEFLRIILRSRTKTHHDRISLAGLSQLPSVPQIAKLLCDDVTGLKFNPALYPRGSQLVVAYDEHEVNNTFKFGVIYQKFGQTSEEELFGNSEETPAFREFLSVLGDNIELHDFKGFRGGLDVSHGQTGSESVYTVFRQREIMFHVSTKLPFTEGDIQQLQRKRHIGNDIVAAVFQEEATPFVPDMIASNFLHAYVLVQAENPCTEHTTYKVSVTAREDVPTFGPPLPNPAVFKKGPEFRDFLLTKLINAENACYKSDKFAKLEGRTRAALLDNLHDELHRQTQATLGLGQAGEEDRLENGGHGGLLESFKRAMRVRSHSMETMVGSHRHRSPGGGVPASLSGGGLPQSSSECTKSTFTPPGLSAKSPMKSPVKRRSGLFPRLHSSTETPTERHPRSDAKTPEICPLSQEMRSETSSNPSSPEICPNKERPFVKLKEFSSSSSRPNISRSSSSTSSFSSTTGETEALEDLETSASHLANASSSIFSPSLSVESQSSGTPVIMCRSPTDVKTKTSPRSNLKFRFDKLSHSTTSE, from the exons gaagcaggaacTCCTGACCATTTCCAACGTCCCCCTGGGAGActgccccccctcgcccccccgcaCCGCCCCGCCATCTATGAAG TCTGCAGAGTTCTTCGACATGTTGGAGAGGATGCAG GATGATTACATCCCATACCCAAGAATAGAAGAC GTCCTTGAGAAGGGGGGTCCGTACCCTCAGGTGATCCTTCCCCAGTTCGGGGGCTACTGGATCGAGGATGCGGAGGCCGCGGCGGGCACCCCCACCTCGTCAGAGagcagcttctgtgaggacgaCGATGGGGGGGGCATGAGTCCTGGGGGGGGCTTTGGCTTCCGCCTGGAGTGTAACAGCACAGCCAGGGCTTTCCGCAAACATTTCCTAGGCAGG GAGCATATGAACTACTACTGTACAGGCAGCAGCCTGGGGAATCTGATAATGTCCTTGAAGCATGAGGAGGCTGAAGGACAGGAGTTCCTACGCATCATTCTCAG GTCCCGGACCAAAACCCACCACGACCGGATCTCTTTGGCTGGGCTCAGCCAGCTTCCTAGCGTCCCCCAGATTGCCAAG CTGCTGTGTGATGACGTCACAGGACTGAAGTTTAATCCCGCCCTCTACCCCCGG GGTTCCCAGCTTGTAGTGGCCTACGACGAACACGAGGTGAACAATACCTTCAAGTTTGGCGTCATCTACCAGAAGTTCGGACAG acgtCGGAGGAGGAGTTGTTTGGGAACAGCGAGGAGACTCCAGCCTTCAGAGAGTTCCTCAGTGTTCTTGGAGACAACATCGAGCTGCACGATTTCAAAGG gttcCGAGGTGGTCTGGACGTGTCTCACGGCCAGACGGGTTCCGAGTCCGTCTACACGGTGTTCCGTCAGAGAGAGATCATGTTCCACGTCTCAACCAAGCTACCCTTCACCGAAGGGGACATACAGCAG CTCCAAAGGAAGAGGCACATAGGAAATGACATTGTGGCGGCCGTCTTCCAGGAAGAGGCCACGCCCTTTGTGCCGGACATGATTGCCTCCAACTTCCTGCATGCATATGTGCTGGTTCAGGCTGAAAACCCCTGCACAGAACATACAACCTACAAG GTGTCTGTTACAGCGAGGGAGGACGTTCCTACTTTTGGCCCACCTCTCCCCAACCCAGCAGTTTtcaagaag ggccCTGAGTTCCGTGACTTCCTGCTGACAAAGCTGATCAATGCTGAGAACGCCTGCTACAAGTCTGACAAGTTCGCTAAGCTGGAG gggcGAACACGGGCTGCATTGCTGGATAATCTGCATGATGAGTTGCACAGACAAACCCAGGCTACTTTGGGGCTGGGccaggcgggggaggaggacaggctggAGAACGGAGGACACGGGGGACTGCTGGAGTCCTTCAAG AGGGCCATGCGTGTGAGGAGCCACTCCATGGAGACTATGGTGGGCTCCCATCGTCACCGTAGCCCAGGAGGGGGAGTCCCAGCCAGCCTCAGTGGAGGGGGGCTCCCACAAAGCTCCAGCGAGTGCACCAAGAGCACCTTCACG CCTCCAGGGCTGTCTGCCAAGTCTCCCATGAAGAGTCCGGTCAAGCGTCGCTCTGGCCTCTTCCCCCGTCTCCACTCCAGCACTGAGACCCCCACAGAGAGACACCCACGCAG CGATGCAAAGACACCCGAAATCTGCCCGCTGTCGCAGGAAATGCGATCGGAGACATCTTCGAACCCGAGCTCACCAGAGATCTGTCCCAACAAGGAGAG GCCGTTTGTCAAGCTGAAGGAgtttagcagcagcagcagcagacccaacatctcccgctcctcctcctccaccagcagcttcagcagcaccacgggagagacagaggcccTGGAGGATCTTGAAACATcg gccagccACCTTGCCAATGCCTCCTCATCCATCTTCAGCCCATCTCTCAGTGTTGAGAGCCAAAGCTCTGGAACCCCAGTGATCATGTGCCGCAGTCCtactg ATGTGAAGACTAAAACATCGCCCAGGTCAAATTTGAAGTTCCGCTTCGACAAGCTGAGCCACTCCACTACA TCAGAGTAG
- the rap1gap2a gene encoding rap1 GTPase-activating protein 2a isoform X3, which yields MFTPACKGSLGESRIDKSSLAALKARKQELLTISNVPLGDCPPSPPRTAPPSMKSAEFFDMLERMQDDYIPYPRIEDVLEKGGPYPQVILPQFGGYWIEDAEAAAGTPTSSESSFCEDDDGGGMSPGGGFGFRLECNSTARAFRKHFLGREHMNYYCTGSSLGNLIMSLKHEEAEGQEFLRIILRSRTKTHHDRISLAGLSQLPSVPQIAKLLCDDVTGLKFNPALYPRGSQLVVAYDEHEVNNTFKFGVIYQKFGQTSEEELFGNSEETPAFREFLSVLGDNIELHDFKGFRGGLDVSHGQTGSESVYTVFRQREIMFHVSTKLPFTEGDIQQLQRKRHIGNDIVAAVFQEEATPFVPDMIASNFLHAYVLVQAENPCTEHTTYKVSVTAREDVPTFGPPLPNPAVFKKGPEFRDFLLTKLINAENACYKSDKFAKLEGRTRAALLDNLHDELHRQTQATLGLGQAGEEDRLENGGHGGLLESFKRAMRVRSHSMETMVGSHRHRSPGGGVPASLSGGGLPQSSSECTKSTFTPPGLSAKSPMKSPVKRRSGLFPRLHSSTETPTERHPRSDAKTPEICPLSQEMRSETSSNPSSPEICPNKERPFVKLKEFSSSSSRPNISRSSSSTSSFSSTTGETEALEDLETSASHLANASSSIFSPSLSVESQSSGTPVIMCRSPTDVKTKTSPRSNLKFRFDKLSHSTTSE from the exons gaagcaggaacTCCTGACCATTTCCAACGTCCCCCTGGGAGActgccccccctcgcccccccgcaCCGCCCCGCCATCTATGAAG TCTGCAGAGTTCTTCGACATGTTGGAGAGGATGCAG GATGATTACATCCCATACCCAAGAATAGAAGAC GTCCTTGAGAAGGGGGGTCCGTACCCTCAGGTGATCCTTCCCCAGTTCGGGGGCTACTGGATCGAGGATGCGGAGGCCGCGGCGGGCACCCCCACCTCGTCAGAGagcagcttctgtgaggacgaCGATGGGGGGGGCATGAGTCCTGGGGGGGGCTTTGGCTTCCGCCTGGAGTGTAACAGCACAGCCAGGGCTTTCCGCAAACATTTCCTAGGCAGG GAGCATATGAACTACTACTGTACAGGCAGCAGCCTGGGGAATCTGATAATGTCCTTGAAGCATGAGGAGGCTGAAGGACAGGAGTTCCTACGCATCATTCTCAG GTCCCGGACCAAAACCCACCACGACCGGATCTCTTTGGCTGGGCTCAGCCAGCTTCCTAGCGTCCCCCAGATTGCCAAG CTGCTGTGTGATGACGTCACAGGACTGAAGTTTAATCCCGCCCTCTACCCCCGG GGTTCCCAGCTTGTAGTGGCCTACGACGAACACGAGGTGAACAATACCTTCAAGTTTGGCGTCATCTACCAGAAGTTCGGACAG acgtCGGAGGAGGAGTTGTTTGGGAACAGCGAGGAGACTCCAGCCTTCAGAGAGTTCCTCAGTGTTCTTGGAGACAACATCGAGCTGCACGATTTCAAAGG gttcCGAGGTGGTCTGGACGTGTCTCACGGCCAGACGGGTTCCGAGTCCGTCTACACGGTGTTCCGTCAGAGAGAGATCATGTTCCACGTCTCAACCAAGCTACCCTTCACCGAAGGGGACATACAGCAG CTCCAAAGGAAGAGGCACATAGGAAATGACATTGTGGCGGCCGTCTTCCAGGAAGAGGCCACGCCCTTTGTGCCGGACATGATTGCCTCCAACTTCCTGCATGCATATGTGCTGGTTCAGGCTGAAAACCCCTGCACAGAACATACAACCTACAAG GTGTCTGTTACAGCGAGGGAGGACGTTCCTACTTTTGGCCCACCTCTCCCCAACCCAGCAGTTTtcaagaag ggccCTGAGTTCCGTGACTTCCTGCTGACAAAGCTGATCAATGCTGAGAACGCCTGCTACAAGTCTGACAAGTTCGCTAAGCTGGAG gggcGAACACGGGCTGCATTGCTGGATAATCTGCATGATGAGTTGCACAGACAAACCCAGGCTACTTTGGGGCTGGGccaggcgggggaggaggacaggctggAGAACGGAGGACACGGGGGACTGCTGGAGTCCTTCAAG AGGGCCATGCGTGTGAGGAGCCACTCCATGGAGACTATGGTGGGCTCCCATCGTCACCGTAGCCCAGGAGGGGGAGTCCCAGCCAGCCTCAGTGGAGGGGGGCTCCCACAAAGCTCCAGCGAGTGCACCAAGAGCACCTTCACG CCTCCAGGGCTGTCTGCCAAGTCTCCCATGAAGAGTCCGGTCAAGCGTCGCTCTGGCCTCTTCCCCCGTCTCCACTCCAGCACTGAGACCCCCACAGAGAGACACCCACGCAG CGATGCAAAGACACCCGAAATCTGCCCGCTGTCGCAGGAAATGCGATCGGAGACATCTTCGAACCCGAGCTCACCAGAGATCTGTCCCAACAAGGAGAG GCCGTTTGTCAAGCTGAAGGAgtttagcagcagcagcagcagacccaacatctcccgctcctcctcctccaccagcagcttcagcagcaccacgggagagacagaggcccTGGAGGATCTTGAAACATcg gccagccACCTTGCCAATGCCTCCTCATCCATCTTCAGCCCATCTCTCAGTGTTGAGAGCCAAAGCTCTGGAACCCCAGTGATCATGTGCCGCAGTCCtactg ATGTGAAGACTAAAACATCGCCCAGGTCAAATTTGAAGTTCCGCTTCGACAAGCTGAGCCACTCCACTACA TCAGAGTAG
- the rap1gap2a gene encoding rap1 GTPase-activating protein 2a isoform X6, whose translation MKSAEFFDMLERMQDDYIPYPRIEDVLEKGGPYPQVILPQFGGYWIEDAEAAAGTPTSSESSFCEDDDGGGMSPGGGFGFRLECNSTARAFRKHFLGREHMNYYCTGSSLGNLIMSLKHEEAEGQEFLRIILRSRTKTHHDRISLAGLSQLPSVPQIAKLLCDDVTGLKFNPALYPRGSQLVVAYDEHEVNNTFKFGVIYQKFGQTSEEELFGNSEETPAFREFLSVLGDNIELHDFKGFRGGLDVSHGQTGSESVYTVFRQREIMFHVSTKLPFTEGDIQQLQRKRHIGNDIVAAVFQEEATPFVPDMIASNFLHAYVLVQAENPCTEHTTYKVSVTAREDVPTFGPPLPNPAVFKKGPEFRDFLLTKLINAENACYKSDKFAKLEGRTRAALLDNLHDELHRQTQATLGLGQAGEEDRLENGGHGGLLESFKRAMRVRSHSMETMVGSHRHRSPGGGVPASLSGGGLPQSSSECTKSTFTPPGLSAKSPMKSPVKRRSGLFPRLHSSTETPTERHPRSDAKTPEICPLSQEMRSETSSNPSSPEICPNKERPFVKLKEFSSSSSRPNISRSSSSTSSFSSTTGETEALEDLETSASHLANASSSIFSPSLSVESQSSGTPVIMCRSPTDVKTKTSPRSNLKFRFDKLSHSTTSE comes from the exons ATGAAG TCTGCAGAGTTCTTCGACATGTTGGAGAGGATGCAG GATGATTACATCCCATACCCAAGAATAGAAGAC GTCCTTGAGAAGGGGGGTCCGTACCCTCAGGTGATCCTTCCCCAGTTCGGGGGCTACTGGATCGAGGATGCGGAGGCCGCGGCGGGCACCCCCACCTCGTCAGAGagcagcttctgtgaggacgaCGATGGGGGGGGCATGAGTCCTGGGGGGGGCTTTGGCTTCCGCCTGGAGTGTAACAGCACAGCCAGGGCTTTCCGCAAACATTTCCTAGGCAGG GAGCATATGAACTACTACTGTACAGGCAGCAGCCTGGGGAATCTGATAATGTCCTTGAAGCATGAGGAGGCTGAAGGACAGGAGTTCCTACGCATCATTCTCAG GTCCCGGACCAAAACCCACCACGACCGGATCTCTTTGGCTGGGCTCAGCCAGCTTCCTAGCGTCCCCCAGATTGCCAAG CTGCTGTGTGATGACGTCACAGGACTGAAGTTTAATCCCGCCCTCTACCCCCGG GGTTCCCAGCTTGTAGTGGCCTACGACGAACACGAGGTGAACAATACCTTCAAGTTTGGCGTCATCTACCAGAAGTTCGGACAG acgtCGGAGGAGGAGTTGTTTGGGAACAGCGAGGAGACTCCAGCCTTCAGAGAGTTCCTCAGTGTTCTTGGAGACAACATCGAGCTGCACGATTTCAAAGG gttcCGAGGTGGTCTGGACGTGTCTCACGGCCAGACGGGTTCCGAGTCCGTCTACACGGTGTTCCGTCAGAGAGAGATCATGTTCCACGTCTCAACCAAGCTACCCTTCACCGAAGGGGACATACAGCAG CTCCAAAGGAAGAGGCACATAGGAAATGACATTGTGGCGGCCGTCTTCCAGGAAGAGGCCACGCCCTTTGTGCCGGACATGATTGCCTCCAACTTCCTGCATGCATATGTGCTGGTTCAGGCTGAAAACCCCTGCACAGAACATACAACCTACAAG GTGTCTGTTACAGCGAGGGAGGACGTTCCTACTTTTGGCCCACCTCTCCCCAACCCAGCAGTTTtcaagaag ggccCTGAGTTCCGTGACTTCCTGCTGACAAAGCTGATCAATGCTGAGAACGCCTGCTACAAGTCTGACAAGTTCGCTAAGCTGGAG gggcGAACACGGGCTGCATTGCTGGATAATCTGCATGATGAGTTGCACAGACAAACCCAGGCTACTTTGGGGCTGGGccaggcgggggaggaggacaggctggAGAACGGAGGACACGGGGGACTGCTGGAGTCCTTCAAG AGGGCCATGCGTGTGAGGAGCCACTCCATGGAGACTATGGTGGGCTCCCATCGTCACCGTAGCCCAGGAGGGGGAGTCCCAGCCAGCCTCAGTGGAGGGGGGCTCCCACAAAGCTCCAGCGAGTGCACCAAGAGCACCTTCACG CCTCCAGGGCTGTCTGCCAAGTCTCCCATGAAGAGTCCGGTCAAGCGTCGCTCTGGCCTCTTCCCCCGTCTCCACTCCAGCACTGAGACCCCCACAGAGAGACACCCACGCAG CGATGCAAAGACACCCGAAATCTGCCCGCTGTCGCAGGAAATGCGATCGGAGACATCTTCGAACCCGAGCTCACCAGAGATCTGTCCCAACAAGGAGAG GCCGTTTGTCAAGCTGAAGGAgtttagcagcagcagcagcagacccaacatctcccgctcctcctcctccaccagcagcttcagcagcaccacgggagagacagaggcccTGGAGGATCTTGAAACATcg gccagccACCTTGCCAATGCCTCCTCATCCATCTTCAGCCCATCTCTCAGTGTTGAGAGCCAAAGCTCTGGAACCCCAGTGATCATGTGCCGCAGTCCtactg ATGTGAAGACTAAAACATCGCCCAGGTCAAATTTGAAGTTCCGCTTCGACAAGCTGAGCCACTCCACTACA TCAGAGTAG